A window of Calditrichia bacterium contains these coding sequences:
- the moeB gene encoding molybdopterin-synthase adenylyltransferase MoeB — MTKVTNAANKSLGKEEYLRYARHISLPEIGEAGQVQLKSAKVLIVGAGGLGSPLALYLAAAGVGTIGLVDFDVVDRSNLQRQILYGESDIGQLKTLSAQHRIADLNPNVRLISHNLPLRAENALDIIREYDIIADGTDNFATRYLINDACVMLGKPNVYASIFRFEGQVSIFDARISACYRCVYPNPPPPAQIPNCAEAGVIGALPGIIGSIQAMEVIKWITGTGDTLTGKLLLFDALSMRFETLKLRKNEKCPVCGKNPSITTLSETELNCGEDNMFFRRNTDDEISVRELHEKMEAGEDFVLLDVREPAEVEICTLKNSILIPLNTLPNNLGKLDTEAEILVFCRSGARSKSAQNFLKKSGFKNVKNVTGGVLAWSREIDPTMPTY, encoded by the coding sequence TTGACAAAAGTAACCAACGCAGCCAACAAATCGCTGGGCAAAGAGGAGTATTTGCGATATGCCCGGCATATTTCGCTGCCGGAAATCGGCGAAGCTGGACAGGTGCAATTAAAATCTGCAAAAGTGCTGATCGTCGGCGCGGGTGGATTGGGATCACCGTTGGCGCTGTATCTGGCTGCTGCCGGTGTCGGCACCATCGGATTGGTCGATTTTGACGTTGTGGATCGCAGCAATCTCCAACGTCAAATTTTATATGGCGAATCCGATATTGGGCAGCTGAAAACCCTTTCGGCGCAACATCGCATTGCAGATCTCAACCCGAATGTGCGGCTGATCTCCCATAATTTACCGCTGCGAGCGGAAAACGCGCTGGACATCATTCGCGAATACGACATTATCGCGGATGGAACGGATAATTTTGCCACCCGTTACCTCATTAACGATGCCTGCGTGATGTTGGGAAAACCCAATGTTTATGCCAGTATTTTTCGCTTCGAAGGGCAAGTATCAATTTTTGATGCGCGCATAAGTGCTTGTTATCGCTGTGTTTATCCGAATCCGCCACCGCCAGCGCAAATCCCGAACTGCGCGGAAGCCGGCGTTATCGGTGCGCTGCCCGGCATTATCGGCAGCATTCAGGCGATGGAAGTGATCAAATGGATTACCGGAACCGGCGATACGCTCACCGGAAAATTGCTGTTGTTCGACGCATTATCCATGCGTTTTGAAACGCTTAAATTACGTAAAAATGAGAAATGCCCTGTTTGCGGCAAAAATCCGTCGATAACTACTTTGTCAGAAACTGAACTAAACTGTGGAGAAGATAATATGTTTTTTCGAAGAAATACGGACGACGAAATCAGCGTGCGCGAATTGCACGAAAAAATGGAAGCCGGCGAAGATTTTGTGTTGCTGGATGTCCGCGAACCTGCCGAAGTGGAGATCTGCACGCTGAAAAATTCCATCCTGATTCCGTTGAACACCCTGCCGAATAATCTGGGTAAACTGGATACCGAAGCAGAGATTTTGGTGTTTTGCCGTTCCGGTGCCCGCAGCAAATCCGCCCAGAATTTCCTCAAAAAAAGCGGATTCAAGAATGTTAAAAATGTAACCGGTGGTGTGCTGGCCTGGTCACGCGAAATTGATCCGACAATGCCAACTTATTGA
- a CDS encoding TonB-dependent receptor, producing the protein MYIINRWLACLFLLITPIAAQNRSGGPQGTISGKILDAATKGAVEYANIVLNNATDSSQVTGTISQSDGSFRLENLRPGKYYVEVYFLGYQTQHINDVQISRRNPTVDVGNILIRQSTVSMNAVEVEGEKAPISYQIDKKVINVEGQLTATSGSAVDVLENVPSIRVDIEGNVSLRGSGSFRVLIDGRPTILDASDALQQIPASTIANIEIITNPSAKFDPEGTAGIINIILKKNRKSGRSGFANVNAGLDDKYGIDGTVEYKTERYSTVLSVDYNRRNYSGNDIDENRTTRDGVTSFLYSEGESQRGRINMGLRAGFDYFLTSDDILSFGARVGDRTSDRDASQEYDEWTSLAPEPVIYTNSTERERSGYFYAIHSNYQHKFGMKGHELSARLSWNYRESDEMSSNALLNNAAEITEGRRTTENGPSSDFSSRLDYERPLSETSKMEFGYTTDVDNSTDNTALFEFDTDVNDYVEQTAFNNYSKYKRSIHAVYGMFAGEYKSLGVQFGLRGEYTGREIFYEDSNDPFKIDRWDYFPTIHSSFKFPGGQQMMASYTRRIDRPRGWSLEPFETWIDAYNIRIGNPALQPEYIDSYELGMQTYFGKNLFSVETYFRQTNNKIERIRSVYADNITLHTTRNVGKDYALGSEFLLNLDVTKKWNVNLIGNLYNYRVEGTLFDESFDRESFNWGSRISNSIKITRDFQLQVDGSYRSRSVSSQRRESGFFMVNSALRYEFIQKQVIATLQIRDLFDSASRESVSEGPGFYNFSSWNRQSPMVMLNVRFNFNNNKPERRNQNQGEMDADDDF; encoded by the coding sequence ATGTATATAATTAACAGATGGTTAGCCTGTCTGTTTTTATTGATAACACCAATCGCTGCACAAAATAGAAGTGGTGGGCCGCAAGGCACTATTTCTGGAAAAATTCTGGATGCAGCAACAAAAGGTGCCGTTGAATACGCCAATATTGTATTAAATAACGCGACGGACAGCAGCCAGGTTACCGGCACTATTTCGCAATCGGACGGCTCATTCCGGTTGGAAAATTTGCGTCCGGGTAAATACTATGTAGAAGTGTATTTTTTGGGCTACCAAACCCAACACATCAACGATGTGCAGATTTCCCGCAGAAATCCCACGGTTGACGTTGGCAATATTCTCATCCGGCAATCCACAGTCAGCATGAATGCGGTGGAAGTTGAGGGCGAAAAAGCGCCGATTTCGTATCAAATCGACAAAAAAGTGATCAACGTGGAGGGGCAGCTCACTGCAACTTCCGGCTCTGCGGTGGATGTGCTGGAAAACGTGCCGTCTATCCGGGTGGATATCGAAGGTAACGTCAGTTTGCGCGGCAGCGGCAGTTTCCGGGTGCTCATCGACGGGCGCCCGACCATCCTCGATGCCAGCGATGCGTTGCAGCAAATTCCTGCCAGCACCATTGCCAATATCGAAATTATCACCAATCCTTCCGCAAAATTTGACCCGGAGGGAACCGCCGGAATTATCAACATTATTTTGAAGAAAAACCGCAAATCCGGTCGCAGCGGTTTTGCCAATGTCAACGCCGGTTTGGACGACAAATACGGCATCGACGGAACCGTTGAATACAAAACCGAACGATACAGCACGGTGTTGAGCGTCGATTACAATCGCCGTAATTATTCCGGCAACGATATCGATGAAAACCGCACCACCCGCGATGGCGTGACCTCCTTTTTGTATTCTGAAGGCGAATCGCAACGCGGACGAATCAATATGGGGCTGCGCGCCGGATTCGATTATTTTTTGACAAGTGACGATATTTTGAGCTTTGGCGCGCGGGTCGGCGATCGCACTTCCGATCGCGATGCGAGTCAGGAATACGATGAATGGACCAGCCTCGCGCCCGAACCGGTCATTTATACCAATTCAACCGAACGTGAGCGCAGCGGATATTTTTATGCGATTCATTCAAATTATCAGCACAAATTCGGGATGAAAGGGCACGAACTCAGTGCGCGATTATCGTGGAACTATCGCGAATCTGATGAAATGAGCTCCAACGCATTGCTCAATAATGCTGCGGAAATCACCGAAGGCCGTCGCACCACCGAAAATGGGCCCAGCAGCGATTTCAGTTCACGGCTCGATTATGAGCGACCGCTCTCTGAAACATCAAAAATGGAGTTTGGCTACACCACCGATGTTGATAATTCGACCGACAACACCGCACTTTTTGAATTCGACACAGATGTAAATGATTACGTTGAGCAAACGGCGTTCAATAACTATTCAAAATATAAGCGAAGCATTCATGCGGTTTACGGAATGTTTGCCGGCGAATACAAATCGCTGGGCGTTCAGTTTGGCTTGCGCGGCGAATACACCGGACGCGAAATTTTTTACGAAGACAGCAACGATCCGTTCAAAATAGACCGGTGGGATTATTTTCCGACGATACACAGCTCCTTTAAATTTCCGGGTGGTCAGCAAATGATGGCCAGCTACACTCGTCGCATCGATCGTCCGCGCGGCTGGTCACTGGAGCCGTTCGAAACCTGGATTGATGCGTATAACATTCGCATCGGAAACCCGGCGTTGCAACCGGAATATATCGATTCTTACGAATTGGGAATGCAAACCTATTTTGGCAAAAACCTGTTTTCTGTAGAGACTTATTTCCGGCAAACCAACAATAAAATTGAGCGGATTCGCTCTGTTTATGCGGACAATATCACGTTGCACACTACCCGGAATGTCGGAAAAGATTATGCGCTGGGCAGTGAATTTCTGTTGAATCTGGATGTCACCAAAAAATGGAATGTCAATCTCATCGGGAATTTGTATAATTACCGGGTGGAAGGCACGCTTTTCGATGAATCATTTGATCGCGAAAGCTTCAATTGGGGCAGCCGGATCAGTAATTCGATCAAAATAACCAGAGATTTTCAGTTGCAGGTGGATGGCAGCTACCGCAGCCGTTCGGTTTCTTCGCAACGGCGCGAATCGGGATTTTTTATGGTGAACAGCGCGCTGCGATACGAATTTATCCAGAAACAAGTGATTGCAACGTTGCAGATCCGGGATTTGTTTGATTCTGCCAGCCGCGAGTCCGTTTCCGAAGGGCCGGGATTTTACAACTTCAGTTCATGGAATCGCCAGTCGCCGATGGTGATGCTAAACGTGCGATTTAACTTCAATAATAACAAACCTGAACGCCGGAACCAAAATCAAGGCGAAATGGACGCCGATGACGATTTTTAG
- the gltB gene encoding glutamate synthase large subunit produces the protein MPNELLPEQQNGNSCENTSFFPSKQGLYDPQFEHDACGAGFICSLNGEKSHDVVERALEILVKLTHRGATGHDGGTGDGAGILIQIPDAFLREVCEPLSIALPAEGNYATGLIFFPRSSTERACCIQKFERVIEEEGQEFLGWRRVPVNASVLGKTAQDKMPSIMQVFIGKGRNIRSNRDFERKLFVIRKVMERQIRESQLKEKQYFYIPSLSSRTMVYKGLLLADQIETFYEDLQNKNLVSALALVHQRYSTNTFPSWPLAQPFRYLCHNGEINTLRGNVNWLHTRESLFKNDDFGADMQKIFPIATPGGSDSAVLDNALELLYHTGRSLPHAMLMLIPEAWEHHQSMSPEEKAFYEYHACLMEPWDGPAFVPFTDGEIIGAVLDRNGLRPARYTITKKGYVIMASETGVLDIPPDRVAAKGRLEPGKMFLVDMKKGRIVENAEIMRELAARQPYGEWLKNNQVDFADLADPQTYYRGNPETLVQRQRLFGYSQEDLKLLLSPMAKDGKEPIGSMGDDTPLAVLSQKPRLLYDYFKQLFAQVTNPPLDAMREELVTSLGLSIGKDSDIFHETPQHCRLFKLDQPVLTNKQLAQIRSMVGDIRSETLDIIYPVVEGAAGLENAIQRLCARTAELVREGAAIIVLSDQKADNANAPIPAALATSAVHHHLIREKLRTRCGLVIESAEPREVHHFCLLVGYGASAINPYLAFETIENLQERGILSSLDAKTAIRRYIDAIGKGILKVMSKMGISTLQSYQGAQIFEAIGLSDAVVDKYFCGTPSRIGGIGLDGIHREVQLRFQLAYPEREISENPDLTVGGKYQWRRDGESHHFNPLSIARLQQAARQRDPKSYKEFADLVNQRNKDAGTLRGLLDFRINDRERIPLHMVEDWTEIVKRFKTGAMSYGSISKEAHESLAIAMNRIGGRSNSGEGGEDADRFLPDGNGNLRRSAIKQVASGRFGVTSHYLVNCDEIQIKMAQGAKPGEGGQLPAFKVYPWIAKTRHSTPWVGLISPPPHHDIYSIEDLAQLIFDLKNANSRARINVKLVSEVGVGTVAAGVAKGKADVVLISGHDGGTGASPLTSLKHTGLPWELGLAEAHQTLVLNDLRSRITVEVDGQLKTGRDVAIAALLGAEDFGFATAPLIAMGCVMMRVCHLNTCPVGIATQDPELRQKFNGQPEHVINYFYLVAQELREIMAQLGYRTLNEMIGRTERLQMDPAVGHWKAGGIDLSKLLHKPHRQHRNSTLFCSQQQDHELDEQLDHSLIEKAKPALENGKKVQIETNIWNVNRSVGTMLSSEISRKYGENGLPEDTISITCNGAAGQSFAAFGAKGITFRINGDANDYFGKGLSGAKLVITPDKAATFKPEENIILGNVALYGATSGEAYIRGIAGERFAVRNSGANAVVEGIGDHGCEYMTGGRVVVLGKTGRNFAAGMSGGIAYVLDDSHSFREYLCNTEMVDLEPLENIGDVAELKRFIENHLLFTDSSLARCILNYWDEFLPKFVKVMPRDYKQALERIAEERLKNQNMQTRMVKRGA, from the coding sequence ATGCCCAATGAGCTATTGCCAGAGCAACAAAACGGAAACAGTTGCGAAAATACCTCGTTTTTTCCATCCAAACAGGGATTGTACGATCCGCAATTTGAACACGATGCCTGCGGTGCAGGATTTATTTGCAGCCTCAATGGCGAAAAATCGCACGACGTTGTGGAACGGGCGTTGGAAATTCTCGTCAAATTAACCCATCGCGGGGCAACCGGGCACGATGGCGGCACGGGTGATGGCGCCGGAATTCTCATCCAGATTCCCGATGCGTTTTTGCGGGAAGTTTGCGAACCGCTCAGCATCGCTTTGCCCGCCGAAGGCAATTACGCAACCGGACTGATTTTTTTCCCGCGAAGCTCCACTGAACGCGCCTGCTGCATCCAGAAATTCGAACGGGTGATTGAAGAAGAAGGACAGGAGTTCCTCGGTTGGCGGCGCGTGCCGGTGAATGCGTCCGTGCTCGGCAAAACCGCGCAGGATAAAATGCCTTCAATTATGCAGGTGTTCATCGGAAAAGGGCGCAACATCCGCAGCAATCGCGATTTCGAGCGAAAATTATTCGTCATCCGCAAAGTGATGGAACGGCAAATTCGCGAGTCGCAACTCAAAGAAAAACAATACTTTTACATACCCAGCTTATCCAGCCGAACGATGGTTTACAAAGGTTTGCTATTGGCAGACCAGATCGAAACATTTTACGAAGATTTGCAAAACAAAAACCTCGTCAGCGCGCTGGCGCTGGTGCATCAGCGATACAGCACCAACACATTTCCGTCGTGGCCGCTGGCGCAGCCGTTCCGCTATTTGTGCCACAACGGTGAAATTAACACGTTGCGCGGCAACGTGAACTGGCTGCACACCCGCGAATCGTTGTTCAAAAATGATGATTTTGGTGCGGATATGCAGAAAATTTTCCCGATCGCCACACCCGGCGGCAGCGACTCCGCAGTGCTGGACAACGCGCTGGAACTGCTTTATCACACCGGTCGCTCGCTCCCGCATGCCATGCTGATGCTCATTCCCGAAGCATGGGAACACCACCAAAGTATGTCGCCCGAAGAAAAAGCATTTTACGAATATCACGCCTGTTTGATGGAGCCGTGGGACGGTCCCGCATTTGTGCCGTTCACCGATGGCGAAATTATCGGTGCGGTGCTCGATCGCAACGGATTGCGTCCGGCGCGATATACGATCACCAAAAAAGGCTATGTGATCATGGCGTCGGAAACGGGTGTGCTGGATATCCCGCCGGATCGAGTTGCTGCAAAAGGGCGGCTGGAACCGGGAAAAATGTTCCTCGTCGATATGAAAAAAGGGCGCATCGTCGAAAACGCGGAAATTATGCGCGAACTGGCGGCGCGTCAGCCGTATGGCGAGTGGCTCAAAAATAATCAGGTCGATTTTGCTGATTTGGCTGATCCCCAAACATATTATCGCGGCAACCCGGAAACGTTGGTACAGCGCCAACGATTGTTCGGCTATTCGCAGGAAGATTTGAAATTGCTGCTCTCGCCGATGGCGAAAGATGGCAAAGAGCCGATCGGCTCGATGGGCGACGATACGCCGCTGGCGGTGCTCTCCCAAAAACCGCGATTGCTGTATGATTATTTTAAACAATTGTTTGCGCAGGTGACCAACCCGCCGTTGGACGCAATGCGCGAAGAACTGGTTACGTCGCTGGGATTGAGCATCGGAAAAGATTCGGATATTTTCCACGAAACGCCGCAGCACTGCCGGTTGTTCAAACTCGATCAGCCGGTTCTCACCAACAAACAGCTCGCGCAAATCCGCTCGATGGTCGGCGACATTCGATCCGAAACGCTGGACATTATTTATCCGGTGGTGGAAGGCGCTGCCGGGCTGGAAAATGCCATTCAACGATTGTGTGCCCGTACAGCAGAACTGGTTCGCGAAGGTGCGGCAATTATTGTGCTTTCCGATCAAAAAGCGGACAATGCCAATGCGCCGATTCCGGCAGCTCTGGCAACATCCGCAGTGCACCATCATTTGATTCGCGAAAAATTGCGCACCCGCTGCGGACTGGTTATCGAAAGTGCCGAACCGCGCGAAGTGCACCATTTCTGTTTGCTGGTAGGTTACGGCGCCAGTGCGATCAACCCGTATCTCGCCTTCGAAACCATCGAAAATTTGCAGGAACGCGGCATTTTATCCAGTCTCGATGCGAAAACGGCGATTCGCCGCTACATCGACGCGATTGGCAAAGGCATTCTCAAAGTGATGTCCAAAATGGGCATTTCCACGCTGCAAAGTTATCAGGGCGCGCAAATTTTCGAGGCAATCGGATTGAGCGACGCGGTGGTGGACAAATATTTCTGTGGCACGCCGTCGCGCATCGGTGGCATCGGTTTGGATGGTATTCACCGGGAAGTGCAGCTGCGATTTCAACTGGCGTATCCGGAGCGGGAAATTTCCGAAAATCCGGATCTCACTGTTGGCGGAAAATATCAATGGCGTCGCGATGGCGAATCGCACCATTTCAACCCGCTGAGCATTGCCAGATTGCAACAGGCGGCGCGCCAACGCGATCCAAAATCATACAAAGAATTTGCTGATTTGGTGAATCAGCGCAACAAAGATGCCGGAACGCTGCGCGGATTGCTCGATTTTCGCATCAACGATCGCGAGCGAATTCCGCTGCACATGGTCGAAGATTGGACAGAAATTGTCAAACGGTTCAAAACCGGCGCGATGAGTTACGGCTCGATCAGCAAAGAGGCGCACGAATCGCTGGCGATTGCCATGAACCGCATTGGCGGGCGCAGCAACAGCGGCGAGGGCGGGGAGGATGCCGACAGATTTTTGCCGGACGGCAACGGAAATCTGCGGCGCAGCGCCATCAAACAGGTTGCCTCCGGGCGATTCGGCGTAACCAGTCACTACCTCGTCAACTGCGATGAAATCCAGATCAAAATGGCGCAGGGCGCCAAACCCGGCGAGGGCGGGCAGTTGCCGGCGTTCAAAGTGTATCCGTGGATTGCTAAAACGCGCCATTCAACGCCGTGGGTCGGGCTGATTTCGCCGCCGCCGCATCATGATATTTATTCAATTGAAGATTTGGCGCAGCTCATTTTCGATCTCAAAAATGCCAATTCGCGGGCGCGAATTAACGTCAAACTGGTGTCCGAAGTGGGTGTGGGCACGGTTGCAGCGGGTGTTGCGAAAGGCAAAGCGGATGTGGTGCTGATCAGCGGACATGACGGCGGCACCGGCGCATCGCCGCTCACTTCGCTGAAACACACCGGATTGCCGTGGGAACTCGGTTTGGCGGAAGCGCACCAAACGTTGGTTTTAAACGACTTACGCAGCCGGATTACCGTGGAAGTGGACGGGCAGCTCAAAACCGGTCGCGATGTGGCTATCGCCGCGCTGCTCGGCGCGGAGGATTTCGGGTTTGCGACCGCGCCGCTTATCGCGATGGGCTGTGTGATGATGCGCGTCTGCCATCTCAACACCTGTCCGGTGGGCATCGCTACGCAGGACCCGGAATTGCGCCAAAAATTCAACGGACAGCCGGAGCATGTGATCAATTATTTTTATCTGGTCGCACAGGAATTGCGGGAAATTATGGCGCAACTTGGCTATCGCACGCTCAACGAAATGATCGGGCGAACCGAGCGATTGCAAATGGATCCGGCGGTCGGACACTGGAAAGCCGGCGGCATCGATTTGAGCAAATTACTGCACAAACCGCATCGTCAGCATCGCAATTCCACGCTGTTTTGCTCCCAACAACAGGATCACGAATTGGATGAGCAACTCGATCATTCGCTGATCGAAAAAGCCAAACCCGCGTTGGAAAACGGCAAAAAAGTGCAGATTGAAACCAATATCTGGAACGTGAACCGCAGCGTCGGCACGATGCTCAGCAGCGAAATTTCCCGAAAATACGGCGAAAACGGGTTGCCGGAAGATACCATTTCCATCACCTGCAACGGCGCTGCCGGGCAAAGTTTTGCCGCATTTGGTGCAAAAGGCATCACGTTTCGCATCAATGGCGATGCCAACGATTATTTCGGAAAAGGGCTTTCCGGTGCAAAACTGGTGATCACACCGGACAAAGCTGCAACGTTCAAACCGGAAGAAAACATCATCCTCGGAAACGTGGCGCTGTATGGTGCAACCAGCGGCGAAGCGTATATTCGCGGGATTGCGGGCGAGCGGTTCGCGGTTCGCAACAGCGGTGCAAATGCTGTTGTCGAGGGCATCGGCGATCACGGCTGCGAATACATGACTGGCGGACGGGTAGTGGTGCTCGGCAAAACCGGACGCAATTTTGCGGCGGGGATGAGCGGCGGCATCGCATACGTGCTGGACGATTCGCACAGTTTCCGCGAATATTTGTGCAACACGGAAATGGTCGATCTCGAGCCGTTGGAAAATATCGGTGATGTTGCGGAATTGAAACGGTTCATCGAAAACCATTTGCTGTTTACCGACAGTTCGCTGGCGCGCTGCATCCTCAATTATTGGGACGAATTTCTGCCCAAATTTGTGAAAGTGATGCCGCGCGATTACAAACAGGCGCTCGAACGAATTGCGGAAGAACGATTGAAAAATCAAAATATGCAAACCAGAATGGTCAAACGCGGCGCGTGA
- a CDS encoding glutamate synthase subunit beta, which produces MAKIIGFKTFQREMPERRPVDVRVQDYGEIYTHFPGKKVREQAARCMDCGVPFCHVGCPLGNLIPDWNELIYNHRWEEAYRQLAATNNFPEFTGRLCPAPCEESCVLGITDPPVTIEIIEKSIIEKAFKNGWVTAKPPEKRTGKSLAVIGSGPAGLAAAQQLNRAGHSVTVFERDDAIGGLLRYGIPDFKMDKSVLDRRLEILKAEGIEFVTNAAVGDSVSVADLKTFDAIVLCIGATKPRRLNNIPGSDLHGIHFAMDYLTQQNRICNGENPASYNGSRIDAAGKHVIVIGGGDTASDCIGTANRQGAISITNFDYHETPPEGRPAHQPWPFWPDKLRNSTSHEEGCNREWKVLTKTFFGDKNRLTHVNTIDVELLVQKGKPHQIIEIPGTERTWPADLVLIAIGYTGPEKGSWLDELGVTFDQRGNIQTGDNYQTAAPRVFAAGDGRMGQSLIVWAISEGREVARSVDEFLMGRSDLPTKGNHPELPKV; this is translated from the coding sequence ATGGCAAAAATAATCGGATTCAAAACCTTTCAGCGCGAGATGCCGGAACGTCGCCCGGTGGATGTTCGTGTGCAGGATTACGGCGAAATTTACACCCATTTTCCCGGAAAAAAAGTGCGCGAACAGGCTGCCCGCTGCATGGATTGCGGCGTGCCGTTTTGTCACGTTGGTTGTCCGTTGGGCAATTTGATCCCGGATTGGAACGAGCTGATTTACAACCATCGTTGGGAAGAGGCGTATCGCCAACTGGCTGCAACCAACAATTTTCCGGAGTTTACGGGGCGATTGTGCCCGGCACCGTGCGAAGAATCCTGCGTTTTGGGCATCACCGATCCACCGGTGACGATTGAAATCATCGAAAAATCGATCATCGAAAAAGCATTCAAAAACGGTTGGGTGACAGCAAAGCCGCCCGAAAAGCGAACCGGAAAATCCCTTGCGGTGATCGGCTCCGGTCCGGCGGGATTGGCGGCGGCGCAGCAATTGAATCGAGCCGGACATTCAGTGACGGTTTTCGAGCGTGATGACGCCATCGGCGGATTGCTGCGATACGGCATCCCCGATTTCAAAATGGACAAAAGCGTGCTCGATCGCCGATTGGAAATTCTGAAAGCGGAGGGCATCGAATTTGTCACCAACGCGGCGGTGGGCGACAGCGTATCAGTTGCCGACCTCAAAACATTTGACGCAATTGTGCTGTGCATCGGCGCAACCAAACCGCGCCGGCTCAACAACATTCCCGGCAGCGATTTGCACGGCATCCATTTTGCGATGGATTATCTCACCCAGCAAAACCGCATTTGCAACGGGGAAAATCCGGCAAGTTACAACGGCAGTCGCATCGATGCGGCGGGCAAACACGTTATCGTCATCGGCGGCGGCGATACCGCCAGCGATTGCATTGGCACAGCCAACCGGCAGGGCGCAATTTCCATCACCAATTTTGATTACCACGAAACACCGCCGGAGGGACGACCGGCGCATCAGCCGTGGCCGTTTTGGCCGGACAAACTGCGCAACAGCACATCGCATGAGGAAGGTTGCAATCGCGAATGGAAGGTGCTCACCAAAACATTTTTTGGTGATAAAAACCGGTTAACTCATGTTAATACGATAGATGTGGAGTTACTGGTTCAAAAAGGCAAGCCGCATCAGATCATCGAAATACCCGGTACGGAACGCACCTGGCCGGCAGATTTGGTGCTGATCGCCATCGGTTACACTGGCCCGGAAAAAGGCAGTTGGCTGGATGAACTCGGCGTAACCTTCGATCAGCGCGGCAATATTCAAACCGGTGATAATTATCAAACCGCTGCACCCCGCGTTTTCGCAGCAGGCGACGGGCGAATGGGGCAATCACTGATTGTTTGGGCAATTTCCGAAGGTCGCGAGGTTGCCCGCTCGGTCGATGAATTTTTGATGGGGCGCAGCGATCTGCCCACAAAAGGCAACCACCCGGAGTTGCCAAAAGTTTAA
- a CDS encoding UDP-N-acetylmuramoyl-tripeptide--D-alanyl-D-alanine ligase has translation MDKTNNKYEQLYLEEISLLPEADAEAYIRLNLRRILAHRRQFDIPVIAIAGAEGKTTTKRMVSAILSQHMKLLETPPNCSTAHGVTSALLRLDESHDAALLEIGVIDNKQFKLAVEVAEPNIAAVTNIGEAHLATLGDKYLIADAKTELIRHLPEDGIAVLNIDDDLVSTLGNYAKTPRIIKFGLNTNAHFYASDIHYHGPAGISFKINGYYNIHLPVYSSTSIYNALTAIAIARSMGIDFEDIQHGLEKRFSLLRHRGNLLNEKGVFILDYTYDATVNAVTKELESLIQFKNFAKKLVLVIGDIRYSGPRSRLQHLKIGYIVAASPIDTVITVGKNARQIAEGVEKMNHSRKKDITMLDHPDELKAILPNHLESDSCVLMMGSRDLALSKAIKQIFAPESYIKQVV, from the coding sequence GTGGATAAAACCAACAATAAATATGAACAGCTCTATTTAGAAGAAATTTCGCTGCTGCCGGAAGCGGATGCGGAAGCGTATATCCGTTTAAATTTGCGGCGAATTTTGGCGCATCGCCGTCAGTTCGATATTCCGGTTATTGCCATCGCAGGTGCGGAAGGCAAAACAACCACGAAACGAATGGTTTCTGCTATTTTAAGCCAACACATGAAATTGTTGGAAACACCGCCAAATTGCTCCACAGCTCACGGCGTAACCAGCGCGCTGTTGCGATTGGATGAGTCGCACGATGCTGCCCTGCTCGAAATCGGCGTTATCGATAACAAACAATTTAAACTGGCAGTGGAAGTAGCCGAACCCAACATCGCTGCTGTAACCAACATCGGCGAAGCGCACCTTGCGACACTCGGGGATAAATATTTGATCGCCGATGCCAAAACCGAGCTGATTCGCCATTTGCCGGAAGATGGCATCGCAGTGCTGAATATCGATGATGATTTGGTCAGCACACTCGGCAATTATGCGAAAACGCCGCGTATTATCAAATTCGGGCTGAATACAAACGCGCATTTTTACGCCAGCGATATCCACTACCACGGTCCGGCGGGCATTTCGTTTAAAATCAACGGGTATTACAATATCCACTTACCGGTTTACAGCTCCACATCCATTTATAACGCGCTGACCGCAATAGCCATTGCACGTTCGATGGGCATCGATTTTGAGGATATTCAACATGGGTTGGAAAAGCGGTTTTCGTTGCTGCGCCATCGCGGCAACCTGCTCAACGAAAAAGGGGTTTTCATACTCGATTACACTTATGATGCAACGGTAAACGCCGTTACGAAAGAACTTGAATCGCTAATTCAATTCAAAAATTTTGCAAAAAAATTGGTGCTTGTTATTGGTGATATTCGGTATTCAGGTCCGCGCTCGCGGTTGCAGCACCTTAAAATTGGCTACATTGTTGCGGCTTCGCCGATTGACACCGTGATTACGGTGGGAAAAAACGCCCGGCAAATTGCCGAAGGTGTTGAAAAAATGAATCACTCCCGAAAAAAAGATATCACAATGCTCGACCATCCAGATGAGCTGAAAGCGATTTTACCCAATCATTTGGAATCTGACAGTTGCGTATTAATGATGGGTAGCCGGGATTTAGCATTGTCTAAAGCCATTAAACAAATTTTTGCACCAGAGAGTTACATCAAACAAGTGGTTTGA